A single region of the Rhizobium sp. NLR16a genome encodes:
- a CDS encoding ABC transporter ATP-binding protein/permease, with protein sequence MTDVTLKPKSVDGTEQDGAEKTRQEKASTVEVEPPQDVIEPSQKLTPEEAEQARKRYLLRRFWISARRYWGSSGDKLAWPCSIGLLTMICMNVGFQYGINRWNRGIFDAIERHDAGTVYYLSAVFVPLVLGSVALVTAQVYVRMMIQRRWRSWLTKAVITRWLANGRYYQLNLIDGDHKNPEARLSEDLRIATEAPVDFVAGVIAAFLSASTFIVVLWTIGGALTLPVAGSTITIPGFLVVTAVLYAVITSTVIAVIGRHFVQVSEVKNQVEAELRYTLTRVRENGESIALLGGEEEERSDLDKTFSNVLKQWALLARQHMRTTFVSHGSMLIAPVVPLLLCAPKFLAGGMTLGEVMQAASAFAIVQTAFGWLVDNYPRLADWNACARRVASLMMSLDGLERAEQSDVLGRIRHGETKGNAILNLNDLAVSLDDGTAVVKEAQVEIAPGERVLVAGESGSGKSTLVRAIAGLWPWGHGSVDFHGDRRLFMLPQRPYIPSGTLRRAVAYPRAADSWTPEEIKAALAKVGLDYLSEKIEEDAPWDQILSGGEKQRLAFARLLLHTPDIIVLDEATSALDEKSQDRMMEMVIDELPAATIISVAHRAELEAFHSRKITLERREGGAKLVSDIDLVPRKGRRNLILRVLDNRR encoded by the coding sequence TGCTGAGGCGTTTCTGGATCAGCGCCCGCCGCTACTGGGGCAGCAGTGGCGACAAGCTCGCCTGGCCGTGCTCGATCGGTCTGTTGACGATGATCTGCATGAATGTCGGCTTCCAATATGGGATCAATCGCTGGAACCGCGGGATCTTCGACGCCATAGAGCGACACGACGCCGGCACCGTCTATTATCTCAGCGCCGTCTTCGTGCCGCTTGTGCTCGGAAGCGTCGCCCTCGTCACCGCACAAGTCTATGTTCGCATGATGATCCAGCGTCGCTGGCGCTCCTGGCTGACGAAGGCGGTGATCACGCGCTGGCTGGCCAACGGTCGTTATTATCAGTTGAACCTTATCGACGGCGACCACAAGAATCCCGAGGCGCGCCTCTCGGAGGATTTGCGGATCGCGACCGAAGCACCGGTCGATTTCGTCGCCGGCGTCATTGCCGCCTTTCTGTCGGCCTCGACCTTCATCGTCGTGCTGTGGACGATCGGCGGGGCGCTCACGCTGCCGGTCGCCGGGTCGACCATCACCATCCCCGGTTTTCTCGTCGTCACCGCGGTCCTCTATGCCGTGATTACCTCGACTGTGATCGCGGTCATCGGCCGCCATTTCGTCCAGGTCTCGGAGGTGAAGAACCAGGTCGAGGCCGAACTCCGCTACACGCTGACCCGTGTGCGCGAAAACGGCGAGAGCATCGCATTGCTCGGCGGCGAGGAAGAGGAGCGTAGCGACCTCGACAAGACATTTTCCAATGTGCTCAAGCAATGGGCGCTGCTTGCGCGCCAGCACATGCGAACGACCTTCGTCTCGCACGGGTCGATGCTGATTGCTCCTGTTGTGCCGCTCCTGCTGTGCGCGCCAAAATTTCTCGCAGGCGGCATGACGCTTGGCGAGGTCATGCAGGCGGCCTCCGCCTTCGCCATCGTTCAGACGGCCTTCGGCTGGCTGGTCGATAACTACCCGCGCCTTGCCGACTGGAATGCCTGCGCCCGACGCGTCGCCTCGCTGATGATGTCGCTCGACGGCCTCGAGCGCGCCGAACAGAGCGACGTTCTGGGACGCATCAGGCACGGTGAAACCAAGGGCAATGCGATCCTGAACTTGAACGATCTCGCGGTGTCTCTCGACGACGGCACCGCGGTGGTCAAGGAAGCCCAGGTCGAGATCGCACCGGGCGAGCGGGTGCTCGTGGCAGGCGAATCCGGCTCGGGCAAGAGTACGCTGGTGCGCGCCATTGCCGGTCTTTGGCCCTGGGGTCACGGCAGCGTCGATTTCCACGGCGACCGGCGCTTGTTCATGTTGCCGCAGCGGCCTTATATCCCGTCCGGGACGCTTCGCCGCGCGGTGGCCTACCCCCGCGCCGCCGACAGCTGGACGCCGGAGGAAATCAAGGCGGCCCTTGCCAAGGTGGGGCTGGATTATCTGAGCGAGAAGATCGAGGAAGACGCGCCCTGGGACCAGATCCTGTCCGGCGGCGAAAAGCAGCGGCTCGCCTTCGCACGGCTGCTGCTGCATACCCCCGATATCATCGTGCTCGACGAAGCGACCTCGGCACTCGACGAGAAGAGCCAGGACAGGATGATGGAGATGGTGATCGATGAATTGCCGGCGGCAACCATCATCAGCGTTGCGCATCGCGCCGAGCTGGAAGCCTTCCACAGCCGCAAGATCACCTTGGAACGGCGCGAGGGCGGCGCAAAGCTCGTCAGCGATATTGATCTCGTCCCGCGCAAGGGAAGACGAAACCTGATCCTGCGGGTTTTGGACAACCGCCGCTAA
- a CDS encoding MDR family MFS transporter, producing the protein MSNAAHRSNRVLVVATIMVATFMVAIEATIVATAMPRIVGQLGGFSYYSWVFSAFLLAQSTTTVIYGKLSDIFGRKPVLIGGILIFLAGSLLCGFAWSMMSLVLFRLLQGLGAGAIQPVTMTIIGDLFKLEERGRVQGAMATVWATSAVVGPLAGGIIVDNISWAWIFWINLPIGIVSIVAFMIFLKEDVAHKQARIDYLGSVLFSISIVALLVMLTETEASAWILVSLFAVFVVAGLFFLAQERRAPEPIISIALWSRRLIATSNAATLLAGMALIGLSTILPIYVQGVLGRTPIVAGFTLTMLIVGWPLAVMLSSRFYRAFGIRRTLRVGSLMFPFGACFLLFLTPQSSPVLAGAGSFFMGFGMGLISLTSIVLVQDSVEWSMRGSATASIIFARSLGNTLGATVLGAILNAGISHYASGETAASLHKALNQPTGLSALADDPAIRSIFDAALHWSFLGVVVVAVLTFFTTWLIPVGHRQAREEPAAASEAASH; encoded by the coding sequence ATGTCGAATGCAGCGCACCGCTCGAACCGCGTGCTTGTCGTCGCGACCATCATGGTGGCGACATTCATGGTCGCCATCGAAGCGACGATCGTGGCGACGGCAATGCCGCGCATCGTCGGGCAGCTCGGCGGCTTTTCCTATTATAGCTGGGTATTTTCGGCCTTCCTGCTGGCGCAGTCGACGACGACGGTCATCTACGGCAAGCTCTCGGATATTTTCGGACGCAAGCCGGTGCTGATCGGCGGCATCCTGATCTTCCTCGCCGGCTCTTTGCTCTGCGGCTTTGCCTGGTCGATGATGTCGCTGGTGCTGTTCCGGCTGCTGCAGGGGCTCGGCGCCGGCGCGATCCAGCCGGTGACGATGACCATCATCGGCGATCTGTTCAAGCTCGAGGAACGCGGCCGCGTGCAGGGCGCAATGGCGACCGTCTGGGCGACATCGGCCGTCGTCGGGCCGCTAGCCGGCGGCATCATCGTCGACAATATTTCATGGGCCTGGATCTTCTGGATCAACCTGCCGATCGGCATCGTCTCGATCGTCGCCTTCATGATTTTCCTGAAGGAGGACGTCGCGCACAAGCAGGCGAGGATCGATTATCTCGGATCCGTGCTGTTTTCGATTTCGATCGTCGCCCTGCTCGTCATGCTGACGGAAACCGAAGCGAGCGCTTGGATCCTGGTGTCGCTCTTCGCCGTCTTCGTCGTCGCGGGGCTCTTCTTCCTCGCCCAGGAGAGGCGGGCGCCGGAGCCGATCATTTCGATCGCGCTCTGGAGCCGCCGGCTGATCGCGACCAGCAATGCGGCGACGCTGCTTGCCGGCATGGCGCTGATCGGGCTTTCCACTATCCTGCCGATCTACGTGCAGGGCGTGCTAGGACGCACCCCGATCGTCGCCGGCTTCACGCTGACAATGCTCATCGTCGGCTGGCCCTTGGCGGTGATGCTCTCCAGCCGCTTTTACCGGGCCTTCGGCATTCGCCGCACACTGCGCGTCGGCAGCCTGATGTTTCCGTTCGGCGCCTGCTTCCTGTTGTTCCTGACGCCCCAAAGCTCGCCGGTTCTGGCCGGCGCCGGCTCCTTCTTCATGGGCTTCGGCATGGGGCTGATCAGCCTGACGAGCATCGTGCTGGTGCAGGACAGCGTCGAATGGTCGATGCGCGGCAGCGCCACGGCCTCGATCATCTTCGCCCGCAGCCTTGGCAATACGCTCGGCGCCACCGTGCTCGGCGCCATCCTCAATGCCGGCATCAGCCATTATGCGAGCGGCGAAACGGCGGCCTCCCTTCACAAGGCACTGAACCAGCCGACCGGGCTCTCGGCGCTCGCCGACGATCCGGCGATCCGCAGCATCTTCGACGCGGCCCTGCACTGGAGCTTCTTGGGCGTGGTCGTCGTCGCGGTGCTGACCTTCTTCACCACCTGGCTGATCCCCGTCGGCCACCGCCAGGCACGCGAAGAGCCGGCGGCGGCAAGCGAGGCGGCCTCGCATTGA